In the Topomyia yanbarensis strain Yona2022 chromosome 3, ASM3024719v1, whole genome shotgun sequence genome, one interval contains:
- the LOC131688021 gene encoding uncharacterized protein K02A2.6-like has product MVKIEDKLNSLLANDIIEPVEGGCQWVSPLVTVIKDNGDLRLCVDMRRANVAILRERHMMPTIDDFLPRFAGAQYFSRLDIKEAFHQVELDEESRYITTFITHMGLFRYKRLMYGIVIAPEIFQRILEQILSRCSKNTANFIDDILIFGKTESEHDAALELVLYTLKDYGVLLNQKKCVFKVEKLDFLGHTLSSQSIQPAQDKVVAIQKFRLPSCPEEVRSFLGLVTYIGRFLPNLATITAPLRELTCAGVKFKWGVNQQQSFSKLKEMISNVNLLRFFDNFLRTRVIADASPVALGAVLIQFEGTTDDNPRLIAYASKSLTHTERRYCQTEKEALALVWAVERFSPYLLGREFELETDHKPLEAIFKPTSRPCPRIERWVLRLQSFTFTVKYRRGDNNIADPLSRMVEPGITEDFDAENKFMVLAVLESAAIDVQELEESGKMDRVLGLVKKSLQTGNWGEPDVKSYIPFNNELGMVGDIVVRGNKLVVPTNLRQRMLDLAHEGHPGESIMKRRLRDRVWWPGMDRDVTNCVVACEGCRLVGLPSKPEPMSRRPLPNKPWVDVAIDFLGPLPEGVYLFVIIDYYSRYKEVEIMNKITAKETVSRLDKIFTRLGYPRTITLDNAKQFVGIEFEDYSKRCGIHLNHSAPYWPQENGLVERQNRSLLKRLQISNALHRDWKQDLQDYLVMYYTTPHSVTGRTPTELLYGRTIRSKIPALDEIETAPPLTDFADRDCEAKKKGKDHEDIRRKSRSSSIKSGDSVLMQNLLPGNKLQTTYNKTKYVVVSRSGSRVTVEDPISGKSYDRNVAHLKKITDPVETSPSLSSSRENEPSGGADCELGIVSSDDEFNGFEDEQPSEVVLPERQQRTRKKPARFKDYQL; this is encoded by the coding sequence ATGGTGAAAATCGAGGACAAGCTGAACTCCCTTTTAGCTAACGACATAATTGAACCGGTGGAGGGTGGTTGCCAGTGGGTATCCCCCCTAGTTACTGTGATTAAAGACAACGGCGATCTACGCTTGTGCGTCGACATGCGCCGGGCAAACGTCGCTATCCTGAGAGAAAGACACATGATGCCCACAATTGATGATTTTCTCCCACGTTTTGCGGGCGCCCAATACTTTAGTCGCCTCGACATCAAAGAGGCTTTCCATCAAGTGGAACTTGATGAAGAGAGCCGCTATATAACAACGTTTATAACTCACATGGGCCTCTTTCGCTATAAGCGGCTTATGTACGGAATTGTAATTGCGCCAGAAATATTTCAGAGGATACTCGAGCAAATATTGAGCCGATGCAGCAAAAACACTGCAAATTTCATCGATGACATCCTAATATTCGGCAAGACAGAAAGTGAGCATGATGCAGCGCTTGAATTAGTATTATACACTCTTAAGGATTATGGAGTGCTGTTAAATCAAAAGAAATGTGTGTTCAAGGTCGAAAAGTTAGATTTCCTGGGGCACACTCTTTCCTCACAAAGCATACAACCTGCACAGGATAAAGTTGTTGCTATCCAGAAATTCCGTCTACCTTCTTGTCCAGAAGAAGTTCGGAGTTTCCTAGGCCTTGTTACGTATATTGGACGTTTCTTGCCAAACCTGGCAACCATTACTGCTCCACTCCGAGAGTTAACTTGTGCTGGAGTTAAATTCAAATGGGGCGTAAACCAACAGCAATCGTTTTCAAAACTAAAGGAAATGATTTCCAATGTGAACCTACTACGGTTCTTCGACAATTTTCTACGCACGCGCGTCATAGCAGACGCTTCGCCGGTTGCATTGGGTGCCGTTCTAATACAGTTTGAAGGCACAACAGATGATAATCCTCGTTTAATTGCGTACGCTAGCAAAAGCCTGACGCATACTGAGCGTAGGTACTGCCAAACTGAGAAGGAGGCCCTCGCTCTAGTTTGGGCAGTGGAGAGATTTTCTCCATATTTACTGGGACGTGAATTTGAACTTGAAACCGACCACAAACCGCTCGAGGCGATATTTAAACCAACCTCACGCCCGTGTCCTCGAATCGAAAGATGGGTTCTTCGACTGCAGTCTTTCACCTTCACTGTTAAATATCGCAGAGGGGATAACAACATTGCCGACCCACTTTCCCGGATGGTCGAACCTGGTATTACGGAGGATTTCGATGCGGAGAATAAATTTATGGTTTTAGCGGTACTAGAGTCTGCGGCGATTGATGTTCAGGAATTGGAGGAATCTGGCAAAATGGACCGAGTTTTGGGACTAGTTAAGAAGTCTTTGCAGACAGGAAATTGGGGTGAACCAGACGTTAAGTCGTACATCCCTTTCAATAATGAGTTGGGTATGGTAGGAGACATTGTTGTCCGAGGTAATAAACTTGTTGTTCCAACCAATCTACGTCAACGAATGTTGGACTTGGCCCATGAAGGACATCCAGGGGAGTCGATCATGAAGCGCCGTCTTAGAGATCGAGTCTGGTGGCCAGGAATGGACCGTGACGTCACTAACTGCGTAGTAGCTTGCGAAGGATGTAGATTAGTAGGACTTCCTAGTAAACCTGAGCCGATGTCACGCCGTCCACTCCCGAACAAGCCATGGGTCGACGTGGCTATTGACTTCCTTGGACCATTACCGGAGGGGGTATATTTATTCGTCATAATTGACTACTACAGTCGGTACAAGGAAGTggaaataatgaataaaatcacAGCAAAGGAAACAGTTTCTAGATTGGACAAAATATTTACGCGACTAGGATACCCACGAACAATTACTTTGGATAACGCCAAACAATTCGTGGGCATTGAATTCGAAGACTACAGCAAGAGATGCGGAATCCACCTCAATCATTCTGCACCATACTGGCCTCAGGAAAATGGCCTCGTTGAGAGGCAGAATAGATCGCTGTTGAAGAGGCTACAAATAAGCAACGCTTTACACAGGGATTGGAAACAAGATTTACAGGATTATTTAGTAATGTATTACACTACTCCACATTCTGTAACCGGCCGTACACCAACGGAGCTCCTATATGGCCGTACGATTCGATCGAAAATACCGGCTTTAGACGAAATCGAGACTGCCCCTCCGCTAACAGATTTTGCTGACAGAGATTGTGAAGCAAAGAAAAAAGGGAAAGATCACGAGGATATTCGACGAAAATCGAGGAGTTCATCCATCAAATCAGGTGACTCAGTTCTAATGCAAAATCTATTGCCAGGCAACAAACTTCAGACAACttacaacaaaacaaaatacgTTGTGGTGTCCCGATCTGGTTCTCGTGTCACCGTTGAAGATCCCATAAGTGGCAAATCATATGATCGGAACGTCGCACATCTTAAAAAGATTACAGATCCAGTTGAAACATCGCCGTCTTTGTCCAGTAGTCGAGAAAATGAACCTTCAGGTGGCGCGGATTGTGAGCTTGGTATTGTGTCCTCCGATGATGAATTTAACGGGTTTGAGGACGAACAGCCATCCGAAGTAGTTCTACCAGAGCGACAGCAAAGAACAAGAAAAAAGCCAGCGAGATTTAAAGATTACCAGTTGTAA